The following coding sequences lie in one Anomaloglossus baeobatrachus isolate aAnoBae1 chromosome 7, aAnoBae1.hap1, whole genome shotgun sequence genomic window:
- the LOC142246821 gene encoding taste receptor type 2 member 9-like produces MMLLSGSILLIILGILDSGTTFLLNVCILVVGAESLKTGQKMNPPDLIYLLIAVVNIALQCLLSFQGLLSIYFITLLFIREVHIPTIVCTLSLLYLTYWLTAWLCIYYCVTISNFNHPFFLWSKKNISMYLPHLLLLSAAGCFFISLPAIWMASVEVTLQSAVNGTIDPVFISGTFNLDPFYIQTAPLIGCCAPFLLILVSVMLTNSSLIRHVRRMRQKDSGLSQTKDQAHINAVKTMWRFLIISIIFYINIMLFFSMNPNPEDPHTFVCWLIFMTFPTAESLIMLISNPKLRRQIAVKVLRFYRKF; encoded by the coding sequence ATGATGCTGCTCTCAGGATCGATCCTTCTCATAATCCTTGGCATCTTGGACAGCGGGACAACATTTCTTCTGAACGTTTGCATCTTGGTGGTTGGTGCCGAAAGCCTGAAGACTGGACAGAAGATGAATCCTCCTGATCTAATCTACCTTCTCATAGCAGTGGTGAACATCGCTCTCCAGTGTTTGCTCAGCTTTCAGGGTCTATTATCAATTTACTTCATTACCCTACTCTTTATTAGGGAGGTCCATATCCCAACCATTGTGTGCACCCTGTCTCTCCTGTACCTCACCTACTGGCTCACCGCCTGGCTCTGCATCTATTACTGTGTCACCATCTCTAACTTCAATCATCCGTTCTTTCTCTGGTCAAAGAAGAACATCTCAATGTATCTACCACATCTCCTTCTTCTGTCAGCAGCCGGATGTTTCTTTATTAGTCTTCCTGCCATCTGGATGGCAAGTGTTGAAGTCACTCTACAATCTGCTGTGAATGGCACCATTGACCCTGTATTTATCAGTGGGACTTTCAATCTTGACCCCTTTTACATACAAACAGCACCACTCATAGGATGTTGCGCTCCATTTCTACTTATCCTGGTGTCTGTAATGTTGACCAACTCTTCACTAATAAGACATGTACGTAGGATGAGGCAGAAGGATTCGGGATTATCCCAAACCAAAGACCAGGCTCACATTAATGCTGTAAAAACCATGTGGCGTTTCCTTATCATTTCCATCATATTCTACATAAATATTATGTTGTTTTTTTCAATGAACCCTAACCCTGAGGACCCTCACACATTTGTCTGCTGGTTGATATTTATGACTTTTCCAACAGCCGAGTCTCTCATCATGCTGATTTCCAATCCGAAGCTAAGACGGCAAATCGCGGTGAAGGTCCTGCGCTTTTACAGAAAGTTCTAG
- the LOC142246818 gene encoding taste receptor type 2 member 143-like, producing the protein MPFTGWMLLLVFGMLDSLTTFVLNIHILVASAKSLRARQKMNPPDLIYLVIGAVNISLQCLLGYQGLLSVFSLPSLFNKKVFFTNIVGNMTLLYLTNWLSAWLCIYYCVTISNFNNPLFLWSKRNISMYLPRLLLLSAAGCFFISLPAIWKASVQMNLQSPENSTIGLIFISGAFHLQAIYIQSALFMGCCMPFLLILVSIMVTNTSLLRHLCKMRQKDSGLSQTKDKAHINAMRTMWRFLTISIIFYISEIVFFSMNPNPEDPYTILSWLIFMSFPTAESLVIIFANTKLRRQIMEKVLWFSRKP; encoded by the coding sequence ATGCCGTTTACAGGATGGATGCTTCTTCTAGTCTTCGGCATGTTGGACAGTTTGACTACATTTGTTTTGAACATTCACATCTTGGTGGCTAGTGCCAAAAGCTTGAGGGCCAGACAGAAGATGAATCCTCCCGACCTAATCTACCTTGTCATAGGAGCGGTGAACATCTCTCTCCAGTGTTTGCTCGGCTACCAGGGTCTATTAAGTGTTTTCTCACTTCCTTCACTGTTCAATAAGAAGGTCTTTTTCACCAATATTGTGGGCAACATGACTCTCTTGTATCTCACCAACTGGCTCAGCGCCTGGCTCTGCATCTATTACTGTGTCACCATCTCTAACTTCAATAATCCGTTATTTCTCTGGTCAAAGAGGAACATCTCAATGTATCTACCACGTCTCCTTCTTCTGTCAGCAGCCGGATGTTTCTTCATTAGTCTTCCTGCCATCTGGAAGGCAAGTGTGCAAATGAATCTCCAATCTCCAGAAAATAGCACTATTGGCCTCATATTTATCAGTGGGGCTTTCCATCTTCAGGCCATTTACATACAATCTGCTCTATTTATGGGGTGCTGCATGCCATTTCTACTTATCCTGGTCTCTATCATGGTGACCAACACTTCACTTTTAAGACATCTATGTAAGATGAGGCAGAAGGATTCTGGATTATCGCAAACCAAGGACAAAGCTCACATTAATGCTATGAGAACCATGTGGAGATTCCTTACAATTTCCATCATATTCTACATAAGTGAGATTGTGTTCTTTTCAATGAACCCCAACCCTGAAGATCCTTACACAATTTTAAGCTGGTTGATATTTATGTCTTTTCCAACAGCCGAGTCTCTCGTGATTATCTTTGCCAACACCAAGTTAAGGAGGCAAATCATGGAGAAGGTCCTGTGGTTTTCTAGAAAGCCATAG
- the LOC142246819 gene encoding taste receptor type 2 member 143-like, which yields MDLFSPNTSDRFEHRRIHRRLMMPFTGWVHLIILAIFGSGTALILNIYILVASAQSLKNGQRFNPPDLIHLLIAVVNIGLQGLLSFQGLLSIYSITLIFIREFFVPTIVGILTLLYLTYWLTAWLCIYYCVTISNVNHQFFIWSKRNLSMYLPRLLLLSAAGCFFISLPSIWMTTSQVTLQYPVNRTIDPIFVSGSYHLQPFYILTASFLGCCVPFLLILVSIMVTNFSLIRHLWKMRQKDSGLSQTKDQAHVNAIRTMCCFLTISIVFYISTVLFFSISLNSENPSVIISWMLFMSFLTAEALTIIFAKPKLKRQIMAKVLWLFRKI from the coding sequence ATGGACTTATTTTCACCAAACACAAGTGACAGATTTGAACACAGGCGCATCCACAGGAGGCTCATGATGCCGTTTACAGGATGGGTCCATCTTATCATTCTTGCCATCTTTGGCAGCGGGACGGCATTGATTTTGAACATTTACATCTTGGTGGCCAGTGCCCAAAGCCTGAAGAATGGACAGAGGTTTAATCCTCCCGATCTAATCCACCTTCTCATTGCAGTGGTGAACATCGGGCTCCAGGGTTTGCTCAGCTTTCAgggtctattatctatttattccaTTACATTAATCTTTATTAGGGAGTTCTTTGTCCCAACCATTGTGGGCATCTTGACACTATTGTATCTCACCTACTGGCTCACCGCCTGGCTCTGCATCTATTACTGTGTCACCATCTCCAATGTCAATCATCAGTTCTTTATTTGGTCAAAGAGGAACCTCTCAATGTATCTACCACGTCTCCTTCTTCTGTCAGCAGCCGGATGTTTCTTTATAAGTCTTCCCTCCATCTGGATGACAACTTCGCAGGTCACTCTACAGTACCCTGTGAATAGAACcattgaccccatatttgtcagtgGGTCTTACCATCTCCAGCCTTTTTACATACTTACCGCCTCATTTCTGGGATGTTGCGTGCCATTTTTACTTATCCTGGTCTCTATCATGGTGACCAACTTTTCACTTATAAGGCATCTTTGGAAGATGAGGCAGAAGGATTCTGGATTATCCCAAACCAAAGACCAGGCTCACGTTAATGCTATAAGAACCATGTGCTGTTTCCTTACAATTTCCATCGTATTTTATATCAGTacagttttatttttttcaataagcCTCAACTCTGAAAATCCGTCTGTGATTATCAGCTGGATGTTATTCATGTCATTCCTGACAGCAGAGGCTCTCACCATTATCTTTGCCAAACCCAAGCTGAAGAGGCAAATCATGGCGAAGGTCCTGTGGTTATTCCGAAAGATATAG